A portion of the Deltaproteobacteria bacterium genome contains these proteins:
- a CDS encoding sigma 54-interacting transcriptional regulator: MDMDENNFYRQATMRICSSLDIEIAMWRCMQFLKDIIPSDEMYLHLYESGLGAMHTIAGATALEGRKMDRITPLPKEVRPQPDKEYPGMRILNQPEMEAGFHYMLKVYGRPDTSALIRLLEVEGKKLGVLVLLAEGRDRFSEEQARLFSLLNEPFAMALSNTLKHQEILKLKDLLADDNRYLHRELLHLSGDQIIGADFGLKGVMELVRQVAPLGSPVLVLGETGVGKDVIANAIHYSSPRKDGPFVKVNCGAIPESLLDSELFGHEKGAFTGALSQKRGRFERAHEGTIFLDEIGELPPQAQIRMLRVLQYKEIERVGGTTTIPVDIRLIAATNRNLDEMVKAKQFREDLWFRLNVFPIQVLPLRERKEDIPALIYHFIERKSRELRIPAPPSLGRGVIDQLIAYPWPGNVRELENVIERALILTRGEPLTFEDLLVLKPDSRQSHPVGPEDQPRQLDEVVSLHIRRVLEKTRGKVHGKGGAAEVLGINPSTLRNRMNQLGVPYGKKSPKKTS; encoded by the coding sequence AAAGATATCATCCCATCAGATGAAATGTATCTGCATTTATATGAAAGCGGGCTCGGAGCCATGCACACCATCGCCGGAGCCACGGCCCTGGAAGGCAGAAAAATGGACCGTATTACTCCCCTTCCCAAGGAGGTCAGGCCCCAACCGGATAAGGAATACCCAGGGATGCGGATTCTCAATCAGCCCGAGATGGAAGCCGGCTTTCACTATATGCTGAAGGTTTACGGCCGACCGGATACTTCAGCTCTGATCCGGCTACTGGAAGTGGAGGGCAAAAAGTTGGGGGTCCTCGTCTTGCTGGCCGAAGGCCGGGATCGGTTTTCGGAGGAGCAGGCCCGTTTGTTTTCCCTCTTGAATGAACCCTTCGCCATGGCCCTGTCCAATACCCTCAAACACCAGGAAATCCTGAAATTGAAAGATTTGTTAGCCGACGACAACCGCTATCTCCATCGCGAACTGCTGCACCTCTCCGGTGATCAGATAATCGGTGCGGATTTCGGCCTGAAAGGGGTCATGGAACTGGTCCGACAGGTCGCCCCTCTTGGAAGCCCGGTATTGGTTTTAGGGGAGACTGGGGTCGGTAAGGATGTCATTGCCAATGCCATCCATTATTCCTCTCCGCGAAAAGACGGTCCTTTTGTCAAGGTGAATTGCGGGGCCATTCCGGAAAGCCTTTTGGACAGCGAACTCTTTGGACACGAAAAGGGGGCTTTTACCGGCGCCCTGTCACAGAAGCGGGGGCGTTTTGAACGGGCCCATGAGGGGACTATTTTTCTGGATGAGATCGGGGAACTGCCGCCCCAGGCTCAGATCAGGATGCTGCGGGTATTGCAATATAAAGAAATCGAGAGGGTGGGAGGGACAACAACCATCCCGGTGGACATCAGGCTGATTGCGGCGACCAACCGAAACCTGGATGAAATGGTAAAGGCAAAGCAATTCCGTGAGGATTTATGGTTTCGCCTTAATGTCTTTCCCATCCAGGTCTTGCCCCTGCGGGAGAGGAAAGAGGATATCCCGGCTTTAATCTATCATTTTATCGAGCGAAAATCCCGGGAGTTGAGGATTCCGGCACCCCCTTCCCTGGGGCGCGGGGTCATAGACCAATTGATAGCTTATCCATGGCCGGGAAATGTCAGGGAACTGGAAAATGTGATTGAACGGGCCTTGATTTTAACCAGGGGGGAACCATTAACTTTTGAAGATCTGTTGGTGCTCAAACCGGATTCCAGGCAATCCCATCCTGTAGGACCAGAGGATCAACCCCGGCAGCTCGATGAAGTGGTCTCCCTACACATTCGCCGGGTCCTTGAGAAGACCCGCGGGAAGGTGCATGGGAAAGGGGGAGCAGCCGAAGTACTCGGAATCAATCCCAGCACTCTCAGAAACCGGATGAACCAATTGGGGGTTCCTTATGGGAAGAAGTCGCCTAAAAAAACATCTTAA
- a CDS encoding DUF2442 domain-containing protein: protein MAGAGCGIHWPDLDEDLTTQGLLRGAPAPRGRAKAA, encoded by the coding sequence ATTGCCGGAGCCGGGTGCGGCATACACTGGCCAGACCTTGATGAGGATCTCACCACCCAGGGTCTCTTGCGGGGGGCACCTGCTCCTCGTGGAAGAGCAAAAGCAGCATAA